In one Dunckerocampus dactyliophorus isolate RoL2022-P2 chromosome 9, RoL_Ddac_1.1, whole genome shotgun sequence genomic region, the following are encoded:
- the LOC129187803 gene encoding NXPE family member 3-like codes for MSPNVWKYGLAVLALLGLVFLLRNISILENWNCSTVSALSRLQSHIHTSLSGPVPMFHHNHTFCAQLGQKASPEEELEEHSLLNSITWPGPPSASAPVALLKTSDPAHSSFTILPSENEGHWYVGDQLEVTVQVYDFKGRPKGYGGDFLLARLHSPEYRAGVAGVVLDHKNGLYSVRFLLLWEGSAQVEVTMVHSSEAVAVLQRLREKRPDRVYFKSLYHLGLQSETTVCNMCLPPDRGPLCDYTDSRTLEPWYCYKPRMLSCHTRINHAKGGYLKGITTNKEAALFRSGVNIKVPIRASGKDAISVLPSRTESRSVKPDAVNQATSGYYYEDWWRPLVGVAMRQFNSSAITLCLTNKVVYMYGDSTIRQWFEFLVDVLPDLKEFNLRSPKLVGPFMAVDSTHNILVTYRCHGPPIRFSTIMASELRYIANELDGLSGGPNTVVALSIWSHFSTFPVEVYIRRLRHIRKAVARLLDRAPGTLVVIRSANPQALDQQVSLYNSDWFSQQLDTVLRAMFKGLDVLVVDAWQMSVAHRHPHLLHPPPAIVRNMIDVMLSHVCP; via the exons ATGTCCCCAAATGTTTGGAAATACGGCCTCGCCGTCCTAGCGCTGCTCGGCCTCGTCTTCCTTCTGCGCAACATCAGCATTCTGGAG AACTGGAACTGTAGCACAGTGTCAGCGCTGTCCCGGCTCCAGAGCCACATCCACACATCTTTGTCTGGACCCGTCCCGATGTTCCACCACAATCACACCTTCTGTGCACAGCTGGGCCAGAAAGCCTCACCAGAAGAAGAGCTAGAGGAGCACAGCTTGTTGAATTCCATCACCTGGCCTGGGCCACCGTCTGCCTCGGCACCAGTTGCCTTGCTCAAGACGAGCGACCCGGCCCACAGCTCCTTCACCATCCTCCCCTCCGAGAACGAGGGGCATTGGTACGTGGGCGACCAGCTAGAAGTCACCGTCCAGGTGTACGACTTCAAGGGTCGACCCAAGGGCTATGGTGGTGATTTTCTTCTGGCTCGACTGCATTCCCCAGAATATAGGGCAGGTGTGGCCGGGGTGGTGTTGGACCACAAGAACGGACTCTACTCTGTTCGATTCCTTCTGCTGTGGGAAGGGTCGGCTCAGGTGGAGGTCACCATGGTGCACTCGAGCGAAGCCGTTGCCGTGCTGCAGCGACTGAGGGAAAAGCGTCCCGATCGGGTGTACTTCAAGAGCCTCTACCATCTGGGCCTTCAGTCTGAGACCACGGTTTGTAACATGTGCCTACCGCCTGACCGGGGGCCGCTGTGTGACTACACGGACTCTCGCACCCTCGAGCCTTGGTACTGTTACAAGCCTAGGATGCTCAGCTGCCACACCAGAATCAACCACGCCAAGGGAGGTTACCTCAAAGGCATCACGACAAACAAGGAAGCAGCGCTCTTTCGGAG TGGCGTCAACATCAAAGTTCCCATCCGGGCTTCCGGGAAGGATGCAATCAGCGTGCTGCCTTCAAGGACAG AAAGCAGGAGTGTGAAACCGGATGCTGTCAACCAAGCCACGTCCGGGTACTACTACGAGGACTGGTGGAGACCCTTAGTCGGCGTCGCAATGCGCCAGTTCAACTCGTCAGCCATCACTCTGTGTTTGACCAATAAGGTGGTCTACATGTACGGCGACTCCACCATTCGCCAATGGTTTGAATTCCTCGTGGATGTACTGCCAG ACTTGAAGGAATTCAACCTCCGGAGTCCTAAATTGGTAGGACCCTTCATGGCGGTGGACAGCACTCACAATATTCTTGTTACGTACCGCTGCCACGGACCACCCATCCGCTTCTCCACCATAATGGCTAGTGAGTTGCGGTACATCGCCAACGAGCTGGACGGCCTGAGCGGGGGTCCCAACACAGTGGTGGCCCTCAGCATCTGGTCTCATTTCAGCACCTTCCCCGTGGAGGTGTACATACGCCGCCTGCGGCACATCCGCAAGGCTGTGGCGCGACTTCTGGACCGAGCGCCAGGGACGCTGGTCGTGATCCGCTCGGCCAACCCCCAAGCCCTGGACCAGCAGGTGAGCCTGTACAACAGCGACTGGTTCTCGCAGCAGCTGGACACCGTGCTGCGCGCCATGTTTAAAGGTTTGGACGTGCTAGTGGTGGACGCCTGGCAGATGAGCGTGGCGCACCGTCACCCTCACCTCCTCCACCCACCACCGGCCATTGTCAGGAACATGATAGACGTCATGTTGTCCCACGTTTGTCCATAG